CGTGCAAAGTTTCACTGGATCCTTGCAGACTTCTGGACCCTTTATAACTTCCTTTACCATTCCTTTACCTTTTCCTTTCATTACTACAAgagacaaaaataatatttaattaagaaaaaaaaaaatatatataaatacaaatataaataaaatttaatataaacatgATAATATTATATGAAAGACACATGAAAATTGGTCCTCCAAGGTCAGAAGTTAGCTAATGCTGACATGTATGGAGGGTACCTTACCTGGTTTCTTAGCATAACTACGGGATTGAATCAAAATAGTGTTCACAATAAGCTCGTTATAAGCATTCAGAACAGGCAAGTCTATCCTCTTCAAAGAATGTAGTATAATATGCGCCATTATGCCTCCTCGGATCTTCCACCATGCTGTCTGAAGTGTACATATACGTGTGACGTACTTCCGGATGCATCTGCAACACGCATGCGCGCTTGTGTACGGTCTAGTCTAGAAACTTCACTGTTTCTAAATAGCTCTCTTCCAAACAGTATAATTAACATGCGGTGTAACATAACATAAACGACGAAGgtgcaaatataaaataattgataTTAAAACCAGATTATTAATCTAAACCTTTCACTCCTGTCCTGTAGACGGCAGTAAAACCGAGGAAAATTTATAAACACCACCGACCGTCATCTGTTTACGAAAGCTGGTCTGATACAGAAGCAAGCCAACATGTCGGAGTACAAGTCTGTCCAGAAAGGCACTTTAAAACTAAAAGGAGTCTCTATAGCAAGTAAAAAGTATGTATTGGTGTATTTTCATGCTTTTCTAAATGTCAAAACATTTTTAGCTCATATTTGTTGTGGGAAAATGCTGGCGTTGCCTGTCGCGACAGCCGTTAGCTGTTATGCTAGCTTTGTGTTGATGTCCTTTCAGTATAtcatataaatgttattagtttgcattataacttttttgttgCTTTGTTTCTATAGGAAAAAGAAGAAGGACAAGGAAAGGAAGCATTTAGAGGAGCAGGTTATGACCACTCAAAATGAAAAAGGAACTAAGAAAGCTTTTGTTGACAAAAGGACACCAGCACAGATTTCATTCGACAAAATACAAGAAAAAAGggtatttataacattttatatctGTCATCGATTATTTTAGTGCCATATACTGATTATTATGtatcaaaatattttgaatgctatgtaataaaatgtcaatttgactgaattaaatttatattgCCTTTATTGGATTGTAACATGATGGGTCTGTTCATTCTTTCTTTATCACATTTGTTATTAGCAAATGGAAAGAATTTTGAAGAAGGCCTCTAAAACGCACAAGAGAAGAGTTGAGGTAAGCCTCAATTATGttgatattcatattttaagtaACCTATgtgttagtttttattaatacgtttttttgttgttgtgttacAGGATTTCAACAGACACCTGGACTCATTGACAGAGCATTACGACATTCCCAAAGTCAGCTGGACTAAATAAATGTTGATGTTTTTTCAGCTAGATGCTTTCAGAGAATCATCTGCCgtgatgcattttctttctAACAAGTACTGCAAAAAAATCGAGCGATTTTTAATGTGTTGCTGTTATACTCTTTGGATTTTTCTTTAAGTTCAATTTTCAGACCACTGTATTTTGAAAGTTTGATTTCACGCCTACCTTTATGTAGTAAGGTCCATATGTCTGCCTGCAGTGATCATTATATTTTGTAACTTTTggttaaactatttaaaaaaaaaactctttatcTAGCATATAAGTACAGGATGTTATTTTGCATCAATTGCATGCTATGATTAGTGATAGTTGTTGGTTTAGGAGTTACTCAGCTGAGATCAGtggattttacaatattacttgTTTTACATTGTATATGGACAGCTTCAACTTTTTTTATGACTCATACTTGtggatgacattttttttttttcataagacATTCTGTACTCATTAAATTTCTCAAATTGGCCAATCAGAGTTgtgtaataatttcaaataaagacTATTAGTTTAATGAAGCCTACATCCTGAGCCCAAGTCTAACTTGCCTGTAAATGAAGACAGTATTGACAAAAGTGCAACTTGAGCTCATATACACtatcccccagtttcacagacaaggcttaaagggttagttcacccaaaaatgaaaattctgtcatttattactcaccctcatgccgttccacacccgtaagaccttcgttaatcttcggaacacaagatattttagttgaaatccgatggctccgtgaggcctccatagggagcaatgacatttcctctctcaagatccattaatgtactaaaaacatatttaaatcagttcatgtgagtacagtggttcaatattaatattataaagtgacgagaatatttttggtgtgccaaaaaaacccaaaataatgtcttgtatagtgatggccgatttcaaaacactgcttcatgaagcatcggagcacaatgaatcagcgtatcaaatcatgattcggattgcatgtcaaaccgccaaactgctgaaatcacgtgactttggcgctccgaactgctgatacgagacgctgattcattatgttccgaagcttcctgaagcattgttttgaaattggccatcactatataagccgttattttggggttttttggcgcaccaaaaatattctcattgctttataatattaatattgaaccactgtactcacatgaaccgatttaaatatgtttttagtacctttatggatcctgagagagaaaatgtgattgctccctatgaaggcctcacagagccatcggatttcaactaaaatatctcaatttgcgttccgaagattaacgaaggccttacgggtgtggaacgacatgagggtgagtaataaatgacagaattttcatttttgggtgaactaaccctttaagcctagtccagactaaaatgcatgtttgagctgtttcaaCTGTAGGCAACTTGCACTGACTCTTAAAATATGtaagtgccattgttttgtctcaagatgcacacaagtaatgttttttttttctaaggcacatttataaatgcTACTTGCGTGCCATTGTAAAGACTGTACGTCTATCACTCAGCCTCATTTTCATCTGTGTTAAATCCGCGTCAATATGGCGTCTAACCTGACACAAAGATCTTTATCTGTAGTATTTatattgttgttgctgttatttaatttcataaatgtttttgtaataattataatttaatttgatgTACAATCAAAGTATAATGGCACAGAAAATCAAATGCTGTTTGTTACATGGCTTTTGGGCCACGTTGCAATACAGACCACTTCCAGCAGAAGGCGCTCTTGGTTTAGTTGTGactgaacaaacaaaaaaatcactATCACGTACTGACATTTCAAAAGTGTCTTCATGTGGCAGGAAAAGGTGAGACTTGTGAAatctaaattttattttatatgaataaaatataaagtgttataaaatatgtGGCATATGGATATGATCTTTATTCAGAGCAACTTAAGTATGTTCAtattataaactttttttttgtatatgcGTTCCAAAGGAATCGAACCTTGACCTTGGCGTTGCTAGCCAGTCCAGTAGCCCATCTCAGCCAGTCGAGCAGGTAGGCTAAATCATAAATTAACACACAAAAGTTGACACACAAAAAGCTTGATAGAGCCTCACATTATGTATTGTAATTATTGTTTAACCTATTAGTAAGCTTGACATTTTGATGATTTTAGATACTCAGCCTGTCAAATATTTGTCTTGCATGTCTACTCAGCACAGGTTACTGCTGTTTAATGACTCTTTAATGTATCATAAGCGGCTAAATAATCTGCCACATTGCAAAATAACTCCCATTCATGTTagttaaatatttgtttgatGCTTTGGACACGTCACGCTGATCTGTGATTATACCCTGTGATGCAGCTTTGATACTCAGTTTATGAGGCTGTAATTAACAAGGCGATTATGtggttttccatgttttatgtttgttcatCCCGTGTGTTCAGAGTACATGTGCACGCGCACAAGTGGCCTGACCCCTgtaattaaaggcacaatatgtaagatttttggctttaaaatatccaaaaaccactagaacagtgttatatattttgttgatttgtgtacttacgttatcccagatgtttcaagaatgtttaaatccagagaaataagcaattttaaccaggacacggaacATGTGCCACCTTTTAGTGACGTCATACCttcgttaccctcgatttctggttttattttgtagaaaccatggaaacaccaaagatgctttaatatattacatgttttattaaacaaaggaacaactgtttggttacatttatagaaaactaattattgtgatATATCTCatcacatttagtcttattgtttaaatctcattttcttgattttccacGACTGCATGTTTTTACCATGcatcagagaaaaacactattttgtcaagtgcctaacatagcataatcagatgcagcctCATTTTTATAGTAACAGTAATAGAGCAATTTCTTTGTCatacatgttttaaaattaattgcatgccctTTATGAaaacaagccatccagcatttaataatattatattctaatattgatctagtttactgcagcgtgcaacaagtgtctcacagcagccgccgagcgaacgctcaGAGTagcgttataacatcattttcaacacactcaaatgtatctaatatgataaacagtgctgtgttacctcacatacgcttgaccggaagaagcgaaagcggcgactgtggcataataaaagttccgctgctcacGAGGCGTGTcgtgtttttttctcattagcaatctctcctgctctgcttcatactaataatctcatccatgaacatgatttctgcccgagtcccgtcccgattcttttccactggctgtgagATGAAGAGGACATCTCCTATGATTCCACCCTCAATCTCGGCATCATCAAGCTTCGCCTTTGTTTATAGGTGACCTCTAGTGGCAAAAAtgtacatagtgtgcctttaaagCATATGCCTGGTAAGAAGATCGTTGTGACATGAGGTTTCATTCCCTGTATATGACACCTAATGGACGAGGGagtatagttttattttttatcttttttagcccgaattgtgaataaatatattagaTATTACGTCAGATCAAGTTTACTAGAAACTAAAAGAAATGGCATGTAGACAAATCCTTGATCACTGGAAAATTTTAGAAAAAGAAGTGTCACTATTACCATGGCAACTGTAATCATTTTCCAAAAATGGAAAAtggaataatatatatatatatatatatatatatatatatatatatatatatatatatatatatatatatttaaatgagtatacagtacagtccaaaagtttggaaccactaagatttttaatgtttttaaaagaagtttcgtctgctcaccaaggctacatttatttaattaaaaatacagtaaaaaacagtaatattgtgaaatattattacaatttaaaataactgttttctatttgaatatatttcacaaagtaatttattcctgtgatgcaaagctgaattttcagcatcgttactccagtcttcagtgtcacatgatccttcagaaatcattctaatatgctgatctgctgctcaagaaacatttaatgtgtacaattgtacaaaatatttgtgtacaatattttttttcaggattatttgatgaatagaaagttcaaaagaacagtgtttatctgaaatctaatcttttgtaacattataaatgtctttactgccacttttgattgatttaatgcatccttgctgaataaaagtattcatttctttaatttcttttcaaaaaaataaaaataaaaattcttactgaccccaaacttttgaacggtagtgtataatgctacagaagctttgtatttcagataaatgctgttcttttgaactttctattcatcaaggaatcctgaaaaaaaaagtacacaactgttttcaacattgaaaataatcataaatgtttattgagcagcaaatcagcatattagaatgatttctgaaggatcatgtgacactgaagactggagtaacgatgctgaaaattcagctttgcatcacaggaataaattactttgtcaaatatatttaaatagtacacagttattttaaattgtaataatatttcacaatattaatgttttttactgtatttttaattaaataaatgtagccttgttgagcagacgaaacttcttttaaaaacattaaaaatcttagtggttccaaacttttggactgtactgtatgtatatatatatatatatatatatatatatatatatatatatatata
This genomic stretch from Megalobrama amblycephala isolate DHTTF-2021 linkage group LG2, ASM1881202v1, whole genome shotgun sequence harbors:
- the fam32a gene encoding protein FAM32A-like, producing the protein MSEYKSVQKGTLKLKGVSIASKKKKKKDKERKHLEEQVMTTQNEKGTKKAFVDKRTPAQISFDKIQEKRQMERILKKASKTHKRRVEDFNRHLDSLTEHYDIPKVSWTK